Part of the Devosia sp. SL43 genome, GCCTCGTGGTCCCGTCGATCATCGTCTCGCTCGGTATCGGCGTGCTGTTCCAGCAGATCGGCATCCAGCCCAACTGGTTCAGCTCCGGTTTCGGCGCTCATCTGACATGGACGCTGCCCTTTGGCGTCTTGATCATGTTCGCGGTGTTCAACCGCTTCTCGCCCTCCTACGAGGAAGCGGCGCGCGACCTTGGCGCCAGTTCCTGGCAGACCTTCTATCATGTGGTGCTGCCGATGATCGCCCCGAGCCTGATTGGCGTGGGCCTGTTTGGGTTCTCGCTGAGCTATGATGAGTTTGCGCGCACGCTGATGACCTCGGGCAGCTCCAATACGCTGCCGCTCGAAATCTACGGCATGACCACCAATGTGACGACTCCGGTGCTCTATGCGCTGGGGACGGTGACGACGGTGTTCTCGTTCCTCGTCATCCTGGTCACACTGGGCATCATTCTCTGGGTCAACCGGCGTCGGGCGACCGCATGACCCGCATCGCTGTCATCAATCCCAATACGACTGCCAGCATGACCGTGACCATCGCGCACGCCGCGCGACTGGTGGCGGCGCCGAACACGGAGATCGTCCCCGTCACTTCGAGCATGGGTCCAGCCTCCATTGAGGGCTATTACGACGAAGCGTTTGCCCTGCCCGGCCTGCTGCGTGAAATCGGCAAGGCTGAGCGTGAAGGCGCGCAGGCGGCGGTGATCGCCTGCTTCGACGATACAGGCCTCGACGCTGCCCGGGCCATGGCGCGCATGCCGGTGATCGGCATCTGTGAGGCTGCCCTGATGACCGCAGCCCTGATCGCCAAGCGCTTCACCGTAGTCACCACCATGGAGCGCTCGCGCGTGCCGGTCGAGGAACTGGCCCATCGCTACGGCATGGCCGGGCGGGCCCGCATTCGTGCCGCCAACATCGCCGTGCTGTCGCTGGAAGATCCCAATTCTGGCGCACGCGACCGGCTGCGCAACGAGATCGTTCGCGCCCTTGCTGAAGACAATGCCGAGGCTATCGTGCTGGGCTGCGCCGGCATGGCCGATCTGGCCCATACACTCAGCCGCGAGTTCGGCCTGCCTGTCATTGATGGCGTGGGTGCTGCGGTGAAACAGGCCGAGGCGCTGGTGGCTCTGGGTCTTTCGACCAGCAAGCGGGGCGCCTATGCCGCGCCCCTGGCCAAGCGTTATGACGGTGCGCTCGCCGAATACGCCCCGGCATGAACCGCACCATCCGGAGGCTGAATCTGGCTGAAATCCAGACGCTGCTGGATTGGGCGGCGGCCGAGGGTTGGAACCCGGGCCTGGATGATGCGCTGCCTTTCCAGGCCGCCGATCCCGATGGCTTTCTTGGTGCCTTTGTCGACCAGCAAATGGTCGCCGGGATTTCTGCTGTCGCCTACGACGACCACTTCGGCTACATCGGCCTCTATATTTGTCACCCCGACTGGCGTGGGCAGGGACATGGCAAGGCCGTGTGGGACGCTGCCATGGCCTATCTCGGCGACCGCACCATCGGCCTCGACGGCGTAAAGGAGCAGCAGGCCAATTACGCAAGGATGGGCTTCGTGCCTGCCCACGAAACCATTCGCATGAGTGGAACTTTGGCTGACAAATCCGCAGGCGACCAAATGCTGGCGGTTGGATATCTCGACGACCTAAGGACCCTTGACCGGCAGTGCTTCCCCGCTTCGCGCCAGGCCTTCCTGCGACACTGGCTGGCCCCTCCCCGCATCAGCCTTGTTCACCGGACAGGTGGCGCAATCGACGGCTATGCCGTGTCCCGCAGCTGCAGGGACGGCTCAAAAATTGGCCCGCTTTTCGCCACCACGATTGATGCCGCCGCAGACATTCTGGCCACCCGATCCGGCCTCATCCACCTGGACGTCCCCGCCGAACAGACGGCGTGGCTGCAGGTCCTGTCCCGCCTTGGCTTTGTTGGCGGGTTCACGACCCGTCGCATGTATCGGGGCAAGCCACCGACCTTGCCCATGCACAGGATCTTCGGGGTCACCAGCCTCGAACTCGGCTAGCCGTTGACCCCTCGAGGCTGCGGGTCTCGTTCGCTCAGAGCTGTCCCGTTAGGCCACCTTGGCGATCAGGGCCTTGAGCTGGTCGCGCTCGTCGGCGGAGAGATCGATGAGGGGTGGGCGCACCGGACCGGTCTGGCGACCGCGCGCTGCGACGCCCGCCTTGATGATGGAAACGGCGTAGCCCTTGCGGCGATTGCGCAGCTCGACCAACGGAAAGAAGAAGTCCTTTAGGAGCCGGTCGGTGGTCGGCTTGTCGCCCGCGCGCAGCGCCGCATAGAAGCTCTGCGCTAGTTCGGGCACGAAGTTGAACACGGCCGAGGAATAGGTGGTGACGCCGGCGGAGAAATAGGCCTGGGCATAGAGCTCATGCGTCGGCATGCCGCCAATATAGACCATGCGGTCGGCCAGCTTGGTGGTGATCTCGATCACGCGATCGACCTCGCCATGGCCGTCCTTGAAGCCGATCAGGTTGGGGCACAGGTCGGCCAGCCGCTGGATGCTGTCGGCCGTCAGGATACAGTTGTCGCGGTTGTAGACGACGACACCGATGCCGACCGCATCGCACACTGCTTTGACATGGGCGACCAGGCCATCCTGCTCGGCAAACATCAGATAGGGCGGCAGCAAGAGGATGCCATCAGCACCGGTCGCCTCGGCGGCCCTGGCCATCTCGACGGCCATGGCCGTGCCATAGGCCGCGCCGCCAACGATGGGCGTGCGGCCGGCAGAGGCTTTTGCCACCTTGGTGACATGTGCCACTTCCTGGGGTGTCAGCGAGAATATCTCACCCGTGCCGCCGGGCGCGAACAGCACCGCGGCACCAAAGCCATCGAGCCAGTCGATATGGGCGCGATAGGCATCCTCGTCGAATGTCAGGTCAGCCTGGAAGGTGGTGACGGGAAACGAAAGCAGTCCGCTGCCAAGCGCGACCTTGAGCTCATTGGGGGTCATATAAACGAGTCCTGAGGCAAGATTAGTAGGTGTCGAGAGCCTGAAGCAGTGCGGCCGTGTAGCCGTAGCAGAAAGCGAAAGCCACGCCCTGTGGGTCACGGCCGGCAATGGCGGGTACGTGATCGGGCATGATCATGTATTTGTAGCCGATCTCTTTGTAGACCTTGAGCGAGGCGGCCATGTCCATGTCGCCTTCATCGGGAAAGGTCTCCATGAAGGAGAGCTTGCGACCGCGAATGTTGCGGAAGTGCAGATTGAATATCTTGTCGCGGCTACCGAACCAGCGGATTACGTCAGCAATCTCTTCCCGCGGATTGTCCAGCATTTCGCCGACCGTGCCCTGACAGAAATTGAGCCCGTGATAGGGGCTCTCGTGCATCTGCACGAATTTCTTGAGGCCGTCGACGGTCCCGAGTACGCGGGTGACACCTTTGTAGCCGGGCGGCGTATAGGGATCGTGCGGATGGCAGGCGAGGCGGACCTTGTTGCTTTCGGCAACGGGAACGACGCGCTCAAGGAAGTAATCGATCCGCTCCCAGTTCTCCTCTTCCGACAGCACCCCGGCCAGGCCAGGAGCCGCATTCTGATCGGTCTTGTCCCAGCGGAACGAGGCATTGAGCGAGCCACCGCGGCCCCGCTCGTCAGGGGTGCGCGGAATGCCGATGAGGTTGAGATTGTACTTGGCCGCAGGGATGCCGGCGGACGCACAATTCTCGATCAGGTGGCAGATGGCGTCGATCTGGCGATC contains:
- a CDS encoding ABC transporter permease, which encodes MGSEKRTAGFYVLAAFFVLFVLFLYGPLSAVFILSFQGPQGGLTFPLNGVSVRWFQNLFETQAVGNFGASFGRSLVLGLMVMGATVLVSLLAGLAFRRKFIGASPLFYLTVASLVVPSIIVSLGIGVLFQQIGIQPNWFSSGFGAHLTWTLPFGVLIMFAVFNRFSPSYEEAARDLGASSWQTFYHVVLPMIAPSLIGVGLFGFSLSYDEFARTLMTSGSSNTLPLEIYGMTTNVTTPVLYALGTVTTVFSFLVILVTLGIILWVNRRRATA
- a CDS encoding aspartate/glutamate racemase family protein produces the protein MTRIAVINPNTTASMTVTIAHAARLVAAPNTEIVPVTSSMGPASIEGYYDEAFALPGLLREIGKAEREGAQAAVIACFDDTGLDAARAMARMPVIGICEAALMTAALIAKRFTVVTTMERSRVPVEELAHRYGMAGRARIRAANIAVLSLEDPNSGARDRLRNEIVRALAEDNAEAIVLGCAGMADLAHTLSREFGLPVIDGVGAAVKQAEALVALGLSTSKRGAYAAPLAKRYDGALAEYAPA
- a CDS encoding GNAT family N-acetyltransferase, with the translated sequence MNRTIRRLNLAEIQTLLDWAAAEGWNPGLDDALPFQAADPDGFLGAFVDQQMVAGISAVAYDDHFGYIGLYICHPDWRGQGHGKAVWDAAMAYLGDRTIGLDGVKEQQANYARMGFVPAHETIRMSGTLADKSAGDQMLAVGYLDDLRTLDRQCFPASRQAFLRHWLAPPRISLVHRTGGAIDGYAVSRSCRDGSKIGPLFATTIDAAADILATRSGLIHLDVPAEQTAWLQVLSRLGFVGGFTTRRMYRGKPPTLPMHRIFGVTSLELG
- the kdgD gene encoding 5-dehydro-4-deoxyglucarate dehydratase — translated: MTPNELKVALGSGLLSFPVTTFQADLTFDEDAYRAHIDWLDGFGAAVLFAPGGTGEIFSLTPQEVAHVTKVAKASAGRTPIVGGAAYGTAMAVEMARAAEATGADGILLLPPYLMFAEQDGLVAHVKAVCDAVGIGVVVYNRDNCILTADSIQRLADLCPNLIGFKDGHGEVDRVIEITTKLADRMVYIGGMPTHELYAQAYFSAGVTTYSSAVFNFVPELAQSFYAALRAGDKPTTDRLLKDFFFPLVELRNRRKGYAVSIIKAGVAARGRQTGPVRPPLIDLSADERDQLKALIAKVA
- a CDS encoding mannonate dehydratase; amino-acid sequence: MYVGTQLQAREDDDYRVWAQLGIRHICQDPFTRLGTWTLDDLKALREKVESFDLILDMIQLPLPSNPIENATYPDILLAGPDRDRQIDAICHLIENCASAGIPAAKYNLNLIGIPRTPDERGRGGSLNASFRWDKTDQNAAPGLAGVLSEEENWERIDYFLERVVPVAESNKVRLACHPHDPYTPPGYKGVTRVLGTVDGLKKFVQMHESPYHGLNFCQGTVGEMLDNPREEIADVIRWFGSRDKIFNLHFRNIRGRKLSFMETFPDEGDMDMAASLKVYKEIGYKYMIMPDHVPAIAGRDPQGVAFAFCYGYTAALLQALDTY